The genomic window CTCTATGGCGCTTGCCCAGTATCGGCGAAATTCCTCCCGGCCTTCGGGAAGTCTCATTCCAAGCCGGCAGCCAAAATCCAGGCCTTTGGGATACACTGAAACGAAGGCTTCGGGGAAAACGGCCAATTCGGCTCCCTTGGCCGCGGCATCGGCCAGGAGGCTGCACGCCTTTTCAACACTGCCTTCCACGTCGAAAGGGATTGCCCCCGCCTGAACGACCGCAACGCGCAAATCCGTCTTCATGTGTTTGTCCTCTAAGGTTGACCGTTCGTAACATATTTATATCATGAGATATTTCTTCTTTATGTCCGGTTGCCGTTCGAGGTCGGCCATGGTCCCCTCGTATCTTCCCAGACCACTTTCAATGATGTACGCCCGGTCGGAAATCTCGGTCGCAAACCGTATGTTCTGCTCGGTGAAGAGAATGGTGAGGCCCAGTTCTTTCAGGTGTTTGAGCTGACGAACTATTTCGTGAACCACGACGGGCGCGAGACCTTCCACGGGCTCATCGAGCAGCATCATCTGAGGATTTCCCATCAGGGTGCGGCCGATGGTGAGCATCTGCTGCTCCCCTCCGCTCAAGTAGCCGGCGGGGCGGTTTTCCAACGGCTTCAAAGAAGGAAAAAGCCCGAAAATCGCCGGAACATCCCACGGAGGTATGTCGTCGGTCAGGGGCGGCTTGGCGGCCACCTCGAGGTTTTCCAGCACCGTCAAGTCCGGGAAAACGATCCTGTCCTCCGGGACATATCCGACCCCCATCCCGGCGATTTCATACGGGGGCAGTCCAACGAGGCTTTTCCCGTTGA from Syntrophobacter fumaroxidans MPOB includes these protein-coding regions:
- a CDS encoding ABC transporter ATP-binding protein is translated as MGNLKLKNVHTFFGTSHILFGISLEVKRGECVCLLGRNGVGKTTTLKTIMGLARPSDGEITFNGKSLVGLPPYEIAGMGVGYVPEDRIVFPDLTVLENLEVAAKPPLTDDIPPWDVPAIFGLFPSLKPLENRPAGYLSGGEQQMLTIGRTLMGNPQMMLLDEPVEGLAPVVVHEIVRQLKHLKELGLTILFTEQNIRFATEISDRAYIIESGLGRYEGTMADLERQPDIKKKYLMI